In one Petrotoga mexicana DSM 14811 genomic region, the following are encoded:
- a CDS encoding DUF190 domain-containing protein: MQYSGEGKILKIYIGETDKWNHEPLYHVLVKKFKKAGMAGTTVIRGIEGFGLNSRIESAHILQLSSDLPLIIEVVDEAEKIEKILPEVQELVKDGLITVEDVKVISYSSSKKVDKE, encoded by the coding sequence ATGCAATATTCAGGAGAAGGCAAGATTTTAAAAATATATATCGGTGAAACAGATAAATGGAATCATGAGCCACTTTACCACGTTTTAGTTAAGAAGTTTAAAAAGGCTGGGATGGCTGGTACCACTGTCATTAGAGGCATAGAAGGTTTCGGCTTAAATAGTAGAATAGAAAGTGCACATATTTTACAATTATCCTCAGATCTTCCTTTGATAATAGAAGTGGTAGATGAGGCTGAAAAGATTGAAAAAATATTACCTGAGGTCCAGGAATTAGTTAAAGATGGATTAATTACTGTAGAAGATGTAAAGGTAATTAGTTATTCTAGCAGTAAAAAAGTAGATAAAGAATAG
- the crcB gene encoding fluoride efflux transporter CrcB, which produces MVEIFFVGLGGFFGAISRFLLSRWVSLKLEGVLPYGTLIVNLLGSFLLGFIMTFFLEKGLTHPYLRLAITTGFIGALTTFSTFSYETVVLIEERDWFFAGMNILSNLLLGLVSVMGGIILAKAIS; this is translated from the coding sequence ATGGTAGAAATTTTCTTTGTAGGGTTAGGAGGATTTTTTGGAGCGATTAGTCGATTTTTGCTTTCGAGGTGGGTAAGCTTGAAACTTGAGGGTGTTTTGCCTTATGGTACTTTAATAGTTAATCTTCTTGGATCTTTTCTTCTTGGATTTATAATGACCTTTTTCCTAGAGAAAGGTTTAACTCATCCTTACCTTAGATTGGCAATCACTACGGGATTTATCGGTGCTCTGACTACTTTTTCAACCTTTAGTTATGAGACAGTTGTTCTTATTGAAGAACGAGATTGGTTCTTTGCTGGAATGAATATCCTTTCGAATTTGCTCTTAGGTCTTGTTTCTGTTATGGGAGGCATTATTCTAGCAAAGGCTATTAGCTAA
- a CDS encoding 4Fe-4S dicluster domain-containing protein, translating to MKNVFIDLEKCIGCRHCEVACAIEHSSGKELFSMYFEVPRPQPRISVKLGVDLMTFPNKCQHCDPAPCMEVCPVNAIFRDVKTDTVQVQEERCISCGMCAMVCPYGAIQYQVRPNLPNEVAYKCDSCISRLENGKEPACVEACVTNALVFGEYNEIIAEKQRGISLNLTREIQGYKEEEMPENIKAFRALQRKVAQLGPLPSSQNKINVNEKIKGASKRWISH from the coding sequence ATGAAGAATGTATTCATCGATCTAGAAAAGTGTATCGGTTGCCGGCATTGTGAGGTGGCGTGTGCCATTGAGCATTCTTCAGGGAAAGAGCTTTTCTCCATGTATTTCGAAGTTCCGCGCCCACAACCAAGAATAAGCGTCAAACTTGGAGTCGATTTAATGACCTTTCCCAACAAGTGTCAGCATTGTGATCCAGCACCGTGTATGGAGGTCTGTCCGGTCAATGCTATTTTCCGTGATGTTAAAACTGATACAGTTCAGGTTCAGGAAGAACGGTGCATATCCTGTGGTATGTGTGCTATGGTCTGCCCTTACGGAGCTATTCAGTACCAGGTACGACCCAATCTACCAAATGAGGTTGCCTACAAATGTGATAGTTGTATTTCTCGACTTGAAAATGGTAAAGAGCCTGCTTGTGTAGAAGCTTGTGTTACGAATGCACTGGTATTTGGCGAGTACAATGAAATTATCGCTGAAAAACAGAGGGGCATTTCTCTTAACTTAACGCGGGAAATTCAGGGATATAAAGAAGAGGAAATGCCTGAGAATATCAAAGCTTTCAGGGCGTTGCAGCGGAAGGTTGCCCAGCTTGGGCCTCTTCCTTCGTCACAAAATAAGATAAATGTGAATGAAAAAATTAAGGGGGCGAGCAAACGATGGATAAGTCATTAA
- the cooS gene encoding anaerobic carbon-monoxide dehydrogenase catalytic subunit: protein MDKSLIKLKVEERTIDESAKPLLERTLEEGIETAWDRLEKQQPQCGFGQLGLCCNRCSMGPCRIDPFEKDGPKRGVCGADADLIVARNLLDDLVTGAAAHSDHGREVVETLLMTAEGKSQGYEILDKEKLYTVAKEIGITTEGRNDTDIAKDIALSFLEEYGTIKNSIDLSKRAPEPTQDKWAKAGILPRSVDREIVEAMHRIHMGVGADYANILLHGLRASLSDGWGGSMMATEVSDILFGTPEIKESWVNLGTLKEDMVNIVLHGHNPVLSEMVVKAVKEQEMVDLAKQKGAKGINLVGMCCTGNELLMRRGIPIAGNLLNQELALATGAVDVMIIDYQCIFPSITQVASCFHTKIVSTSEKSKVPGAVHMEFHPETAYDTAKNIVKLAIETYEQRNPDRVKIPAKPVKMMAGFSVEAIKKALGGTFQPLIDAIANGSIKGAVGMVGCNNPKIKQDYGHVTLGKELIKRNILVVETGCAAIASGKAGLLLPEAADLAGDGLKSVCHALGIPPVLHMGSCVDCSRILVLAAELAKALNVGIDQLPLAGAAPEWYSQKAVSIASYFVASGVYTVLGLPPKIFGSKNVIDLLTSGLNDVVGATYAVEPGPVAAADLIEKHIDSKRKDLGI from the coding sequence ATGGATAAGTCATTAATTAAACTAAAGGTAGAGGAGCGTACAATAGACGAAAGTGCAAAACCTCTCCTTGAACGAACATTGGAAGAGGGTATTGAAACGGCTTGGGATCGGTTGGAAAAGCAACAGCCCCAGTGCGGTTTTGGTCAACTTGGGCTTTGCTGTAACCGTTGTTCAATGGGTCCCTGTCGTATTGATCCGTTTGAAAAGGATGGTCCCAAACGTGGGGTCTGTGGTGCTGATGCAGATCTTATTGTCGCTAGAAACCTATTAGATGACTTAGTAACTGGGGCTGCAGCCCACTCGGATCATGGACGTGAGGTTGTAGAAACTCTTCTGATGACCGCAGAAGGTAAGAGTCAGGGATATGAAATTCTCGACAAAGAAAAGCTCTACACCGTTGCAAAAGAGATTGGTATCACTACAGAGGGGAGAAACGACACTGATATTGCCAAGGATATTGCCCTGAGCTTTCTTGAAGAATATGGAACAATTAAAAACAGTATTGATCTAAGTAAGCGGGCACCGGAGCCCACGCAAGATAAATGGGCCAAAGCTGGGATCCTTCCAAGAAGCGTAGATCGGGAAATTGTTGAGGCAATGCACCGAATTCACATGGGTGTAGGTGCAGATTATGCAAATATTCTGCTTCATGGGCTTCGAGCATCACTCTCCGATGGCTGGGGTGGCTCAATGATGGCCACGGAAGTATCGGATATCCTTTTTGGCACACCTGAGATCAAGGAATCTTGGGTTAATCTAGGTACACTCAAGGAAGATATGGTAAATATTGTTCTTCATGGGCACAATCCAGTTCTCTCGGAGATGGTTGTCAAGGCTGTCAAGGAACAAGAGATGGTAGATCTAGCGAAACAAAAAGGAGCCAAAGGGATTAACCTCGTTGGAATGTGCTGCACGGGAAATGAGCTTTTGATGCGTCGAGGTATTCCTATTGCTGGGAATTTACTCAATCAAGAACTGGCCCTCGCTACTGGCGCTGTAGACGTGATGATAATTGATTATCAATGTATCTTCCCTTCTATCACTCAGGTAGCAAGTTGTTTCCACACTAAAATCGTTTCAACTAGCGAAAAATCAAAGGTTCCCGGGGCCGTTCATATGGAGTTCCATCCTGAGACAGCCTATGATACAGCAAAGAACATAGTAAAACTGGCGATTGAGACCTATGAACAACGGAATCCTGACCGAGTAAAAATTCCAGCCAAGCCTGTAAAGATGATGGCAGGGTTCTCAGTTGAGGCGATTAAAAAGGCACTTGGTGGTACCTTCCAGCCTCTCATCGATGCTATTGCCAACGGAAGTATCAAAGGGGCTGTTGGGATGGTCGGATGTAATAACCCAAAGATAAAACAAGATTATGGACATGTTACTCTTGGCAAGGAACTTATCAAGCGGAACATTTTGGTTGTCGAAACTGGTTGTGCCGCTATTGCATCCGGCAAAGCTGGACTCCTCCTCCCAGAAGCGGCTGATCTCGCTGGTGATGGACTGAAGAGTGTATGTCATGCTTTGGGAATTCCTCCAGTTCTGCACATGGGTTCCTGTGTTGATTGTTCCCGTATCCTCGTGCTTGCCGCCGAACTGGCGAAAGCTTTGAATGTTGGAATTGATCAGTTACCTCTTGCCGGAGCTGCACCTGAATGGTATTCACAGAAGGCCGTCTCGATTGCGTCCTACTTTGTAGCTTCCGGTGTGTATACTGTTCTGGGGCTACCCCCGAAAATCTTCGGCAGCAAGAATGTAATCGATCTACTTACTTCGGGTCTAAATGATGTTGTTGGTGCTACCTATGCTGTAGAACCGGGTCCTGTGGCTGCGGCAGATCTTATTGAGAAACATATCGATTCAAAGAGAAAGGACCTTGGGATATGA
- a CDS encoding AAA family ATPase, producing MSASSEERRKQLFEVANELKKKSLEKNHDFRVVITGKGGAGKTTLTAVLSHLFAQHKYNVLAVDEDPQQNLAFSLGFPIEKADQIVPVSKNLDYIEEKTGARPGEGWGVMLNLNPDVSDVVKRFGMKINSKINLLVIGSVIQAATGCLCPENALLDAIVGYIKLREGEVILMDTQAGVEHFGRALAEGFQNAVIVTEPSFNAVQVALHSAKLSQQLGIERIYLAVNKVRDDADREKVLRFIEGQNYFQSIHYLPFDEQVYKNEPDIGPLLEGSSPYISAVKGLFLELTSKDK from the coding sequence ATGAGTGCATCGAGTGAAGAAAGGCGTAAACAATTATTTGAAGTAGCAAATGAGTTGAAAAAAAAGAGTTTAGAAAAAAATCATGATTTTCGAGTTGTCATAACAGGTAAGGGTGGAGCAGGAAAAACTACACTTACGGCTGTTCTTTCACATCTTTTTGCCCAACATAAATATAATGTTCTTGCAGTAGATGAAGACCCTCAGCAAAATCTGGCATTTTCGCTTGGTTTTCCTATAGAAAAAGCGGACCAAATAGTGCCGGTGTCAAAAAATTTGGATTATATCGAGGAAAAGACAGGCGCCCGTCCGGGGGAGGGATGGGGAGTAATGCTCAACCTGAATCCTGATGTTTCGGATGTTGTTAAGCGTTTCGGTATGAAAATCAATTCAAAAATAAACCTGTTGGTCATTGGAAGTGTGATCCAGGCAGCAACAGGTTGCCTATGCCCCGAGAATGCTCTTCTCGATGCGATTGTGGGTTATATCAAGTTGCGTGAGGGAGAAGTTATTCTCATGGATACCCAGGCAGGTGTTGAGCATTTCGGGCGAGCTCTTGCGGAAGGGTTTCAAAATGCTGTTATTGTGACGGAGCCGAGTTTCAATGCCGTCCAGGTTGCACTGCATTCAGCAAAACTTTCACAGCAACTTGGAATAGAACGAATCTATCTTGCGGTCAATAAAGTTCGAGACGATGCGGACCGGGAAAAGGTGCTTCGTTTTATTGAAGGACAGAATTATTTTCAGTCAATACATTATTTACCCTTTGATGAGCAGGTGTATAAAAACGAACCGGATATTGGACCTTTGTTGGAAGGTTCCTCTCCTTATATAAGCGCAGTAAAAGGATTATTTTTGGAACTCACATCCAAAGACAAGTGA
- a CDS encoding NAD(P)/FAD-dependent oxidoreductase, with protein MNKTVVIIGSGPSGVSVVSNLRKQGFKGTIIMLSAEEVPPYSPAALGEYLIRDNEEILFWHGRNFCVENEVECFPGERVMEIETDVKRVRTEKDRIIDYDTLVIASGSSLYIPPTVQGADRRDLLNFKTLAGADRIKEMARKGGASAVIVGGGFIGVEIALCLSKIGISPSVLNRRGWIMPRLLDPETSEYVLEDLRSQGVNPLLNTEAAKFFGDDHIIGLETTDGRRIDADIFIAATGVKPNVDFLSGSGIDCDEYGISVDSKLRTNDKNVYACGDVAKTIDLVTGESKSHGLYPVAVSHGQTVAMNILGYDFDYEKQVSMNSLKELSFKIIVVGALEGDEIKYKKNGILRKVYLQDGKLNGFVLVRDISGAGYLLSLLRKRKRVDTLGYSLVDPSFSPAYGVTSLV; from the coding sequence ATGAATAAAACTGTTGTTATTATTGGATCCGGGCCCTCAGGTGTTTCCGTGGTATCGAATCTCAGGAAGCAGGGATTTAAAGGTACTATTATCATGCTTTCTGCTGAAGAGGTTCCCCCCTACTCTCCTGCGGCTCTTGGAGAATATCTTATTCGGGACAATGAAGAGATCCTTTTCTGGCACGGTAGGAACTTCTGTGTCGAAAACGAAGTTGAGTGTTTTCCCGGTGAAAGGGTTATGGAGATAGAAACAGATGTAAAGCGGGTACGGACCGAGAAAGATAGAATTATTGACTATGATACTCTGGTAATTGCATCTGGAAGTTCTCTTTACATTCCACCCACAGTTCAGGGGGCTGATCGGAGAGACCTTCTAAATTTCAAGACCCTTGCAGGGGCAGACAGAATCAAGGAGATGGCACGTAAGGGCGGAGCAAGTGCTGTAATAGTCGGTGGTGGTTTTATCGGTGTCGAAATTGCCCTTTGTTTAAGCAAAATAGGTATATCTCCATCAGTTCTGAACCGACGGGGATGGATCATGCCCAGGCTCCTCGACCCGGAGACGTCCGAATATGTGCTTGAAGACCTTCGGTCTCAGGGTGTGAATCCCCTACTAAATACAGAGGCAGCAAAATTCTTTGGCGACGATCATATAATTGGGTTGGAAACGACTGACGGGAGACGGATAGATGCAGATATCTTCATTGCTGCTACAGGGGTAAAGCCGAATGTGGATTTTCTCAGTGGTAGCGGAATCGATTGCGACGAATATGGTATATCCGTTGACAGTAAACTTCGAACAAACGACAAAAATGTCTATGCCTGTGGAGATGTGGCTAAAACGATTGATCTGGTTACTGGTGAGTCCAAAAGTCATGGCCTCTACCCAGTTGCGGTAAGTCACGGACAAACGGTTGCCATGAACATTCTTGGTTATGATTTTGACTACGAAAAACAGGTAAGTATGAATTCTCTTAAGGAGTTAAGCTTCAAGATCATTGTAGTAGGGGCACTTGAAGGTGATGAAATTAAATACAAAAAGAATGGGATCCTAAGGAAAGTTTATCTGCAAGATGGAAAACTAAATGGCTTTGTGCTTGTCCGAGATATCAGCGGTGCGGGATATCTTTTGTCACTTCTGAGAAAACGAAAGCGTGTTGATACACTTGGATATTCTTTAGTCGATCCATCGTTCAGTCCCGCTTACGGTGTAACAAGTCTGGTTTAA
- a CDS encoding ABC transporter substrate-binding protein has protein sequence MYAKVIENIRLVGVYVWKAVYVVAGKDVSDWGDLKGKDVYIDFRGGSPDIIARASMKAAGYDPDKDFNIKYLPGSEIKRLILSGQADAAVFPEPHISQLVLASGGKMNVAIDCQEGFVKSISGWEKGEEIPIGGLWVVVSNIEGKEKAVEKFIDAFDEANDYAIKHPQEVGNFTSKCFKQYFGAEFPSKAVEDSIMSGRLKLDFIEVEDVKPLMPSYLESLGFPIPDEGIYYKAEISLPEEDDSDD, from the coding sequence ATGTACGCAAAGGTAATTGAAAACATTAGATTAGTGGGAGTTTATGTCTGGAAGGCAGTTTATGTGGTTGCTGGAAAAGACGTCTCCGATTGGGGAGACCTCAAGGGAAAAGATGTTTATATTGATTTTAGAGGAGGGTCGCCTGACATCATTGCTCGAGCATCAATGAAAGCAGCAGGTTATGATCCTGATAAAGATTTTAATATAAAGTATTTGCCCGGAAGTGAAATAAAAAGGCTCATTCTTTCCGGGCAAGCAGATGCCGCGGTTTTTCCAGAACCCCACATTTCTCAGTTAGTCCTCGCCTCTGGTGGAAAGATGAATGTGGCGATAGATTGCCAAGAAGGATTTGTAAAGAGTATCTCCGGCTGGGAAAAAGGTGAGGAAATCCCTATAGGAGGGCTTTGGGTAGTAGTTTCGAACATCGAAGGTAAGGAGAAAGCTGTAGAAAAGTTCATTGATGCCTTTGATGAGGCTAATGATTACGCTATAAAACACCCTCAAGAAGTTGGTAATTTTACCTCCAAATGTTTTAAACAGTACTTTGGCGCTGAATTTCCTTCAAAAGCTGTTGAAGATTCTATCATGTCTGGACGTCTCAAGTTGGACTTCATAGAAGTAGAAGATGTAAAGCCGCTCATGCCTTCTTATCTTGAAAGCTTAGGGTTCCCTATTCCTGATGAAGGAATTTATTACAAAGCTGAAATATCGCTTCCAGAAGAAGATGATTCTGATGATTAG
- a CDS encoding ABC transporter permease, with the protein MIRTKLKFLQWLKRLSGIIVLLGMWELLSLFFPPIIVPSVERVFLTLSQMVISGEIWLPLIHTVSRVLIGVSLSILLGGILGTLAGLINGIHEAIRPVIVIIENMPPVVWVIIAVIWFGLGAIPPIFVIMSIAVPIITIHLDQGIRDIDSSLREMSQSFGVKTSTKLHDLYLPAISGPFFSALSVGFGLAWRGVVMAEFLGSMSGIGNELNWARFNLETDKVFAYTIVIVVLGLATEYLLIKPFQNRTIKTETVRRRNKK; encoded by the coding sequence ATGATTAGAACGAAACTTAAGTTTTTACAATGGCTTAAAAGATTATCAGGAATTATTGTCCTCCTTGGGATGTGGGAATTACTTTCTTTGTTTTTTCCCCCAATTATCGTTCCTTCGGTAGAAAGAGTTTTTTTAACGCTTAGCCAAATGGTTATTAGTGGAGAGATATGGCTCCCGCTTATTCATACGGTAAGTAGGGTGCTGATAGGTGTAAGCCTTTCTATTCTTCTAGGAGGAATACTTGGCACACTGGCGGGACTAATTAATGGCATTCATGAAGCAATTAGGCCTGTAATTGTAATCATTGAAAACATGCCTCCCGTTGTATGGGTAATTATAGCTGTTATTTGGTTTGGTTTGGGGGCTATCCCTCCAATATTTGTTATTATGTCTATCGCAGTTCCCATTATTACTATTCATCTAGATCAGGGAATCAGAGATATAGACTCTTCTCTTCGCGAAATGAGTCAGTCTTTTGGAGTAAAAACATCAACTAAGCTCCACGACCTTTATTTACCTGCTATTAGTGGGCCCTTTTTCTCAGCACTATCTGTTGGATTTGGATTAGCCTGGAGAGGAGTAGTAATGGCAGAATTCCTTGGCAGTATGTCAGGTATTGGAAATGAACTTAATTGGGCTCGATTTAATTTAGAAACGGATAAGGTATTCGCATATACTATTGTTATTGTTGTTTTAGGCCTTGCTACCGAATATTTATTAATTAAACCTTTTCAAAATAGAACAATAAAGACAGAGACCGTGAGAAGGCGAAATAAAAAATGA
- a CDS encoding ABC transporter ATP-binding protein, translating into MKEKRKTLVKFSGVHKRFGSLQVIKDLNFKVPEGEVVSFIGLSGCGKSTTLRIIAGLEEVNKGTVERKFDNLGFIFQEPRLLPWKTVLDNICFVLKDRIPNKVERQEIALHYLNLMELTQFKDYYPAQLSGGMKSRVSVARALAIDPDIILMDEPFSDIDFPLRLVLIDSLKDILEKESKTVIYVTHDIRDALLLSDRIYVLTARPMQLKEELFISEEVRDINNPKFSELERYVINLLKEELEIKRLDEMRVESIVIK; encoded by the coding sequence ATGAAGGAGAAAAGAAAAACATTGGTAAAGTTTTCCGGAGTACATAAGAGATTTGGCTCCTTGCAAGTAATTAAAGATCTAAATTTTAAAGTCCCAGAAGGAGAAGTAGTTTCTTTTATTGGTCTCTCAGGTTGTGGAAAAAGCACTACTCTGCGTATTATTGCTGGCTTAGAAGAAGTAAATAAAGGAACAGTTGAGAGAAAATTTGATAACCTTGGGTTTATTTTTCAGGAGCCAAGACTTCTTCCCTGGAAAACTGTGTTAGATAATATTTGCTTTGTTTTAAAGGATCGCATCCCGAATAAGGTTGAACGTCAGGAAATTGCCTTGCATTATTTAAATTTGATGGAGCTTACCCAATTCAAGGATTATTATCCTGCTCAGCTTAGTGGAGGGATGAAAAGCCGGGTTTCGGTTGCTCGAGCTTTAGCTATAGACCCGGACATTATCCTAATGGATGAACCCTTTTCAGATATCGACTTTCCTTTGCGTCTTGTGCTCATAGACAGTTTAAAAGACATTTTAGAGAAAGAATCAAAGACGGTTATCTATGTTACTCACGATATTAGAGATGCACTTCTCTTATCGGATAGGATCTATGTTCTTACTGCTCGACCAATGCAACTCAAGGAAGAACTGTTTATTAGCGAAGAAGTGAGAGATATAAATAACCCTAAATTTTCAGAATTAGAAAGGTATGTGATTAATCTACTGAAGGAAGAGCTAGAAATAAAAAGGTTGGATGAGATGAGAGTAGAAAGCATAGTAATAAAGTAA